From the genome of Duffyella gerundensis, one region includes:
- the fabZ gene encoding 3-hydroxyacyl-ACP dehydratase FabZ, which produces MTTETHTLKIEEILELLPHRYPFLLVDRVLEFEEHKFLRAVKNVSVNEPFFQGHFPGKPIFPGVLILEAMAQATGILAFKSVGKLEPGELYYFAGIDEARFKRPVVPGDQMIMEVTFEKTRRGLTRFKGVATVDGKIVCEATMMCARSRES; this is translated from the coding sequence TTGACTACTGAAACTCATACTCTGAAAATTGAAGAGATTTTAGAACTGCTGCCGCACCGTTACCCGTTTCTGCTGGTCGACCGCGTTCTTGAGTTTGAAGAGCATAAATTTTTACGCGCTGTAAAAAACGTATCTGTAAATGAACCGTTTTTCCAGGGGCACTTCCCTGGTAAACCGATTTTTCCGGGCGTCCTGATTCTGGAAGCAATGGCACAGGCCACCGGCATTCTGGCGTTTAAAAGCGTGGGCAAACTGGAACCAGGCGAACTTTACTATTTCGCCGGTATCGATGAAGCACGCTTTAAACGTCCGGTTGTGCCTGGCGACCAGATGATCATGGAAGTCACTTTCGAAAAAACCCGTCGTGGGCTGACGCGCTTTAAAGGCGTGGCAACCGTTGATGGCAAAATTGTCTGTGAAGCTACCATGATGTGCGCCCGCAGCCGGGAGTCTTAA
- the lpxA gene encoding acyl-ACP--UDP-N-acetylglucosamine O-acyltransferase, producing the protein MIDQTAVIHPSSVIEEGAVIGPRVRIGPFCYIGAHVEIGEGTVLNSHVVVNGHTRIGKENQIYQFVSIGEVNQDLKYAGEPTRVEIGDRNRIRESVTIHRGTVQGTEVTVIGNDNLLMVNTHIAHDCTIGNRCIFANNATLGGHVTVDDFAIIGGMTAVHQWCTIGAHVMVGGCSGVAQDVPPYVIAQGNHATPFGINIEGLKRRGFSKESLHAIRNAYKLLYRSGRTLDEVKPEIEAIAQQHPEVQPFYDFFARSTRGLIR; encoded by the coding sequence GTGATTGATCAAACCGCCGTAATCCACCCAAGTTCTGTCATCGAAGAGGGCGCTGTTATTGGCCCTCGCGTTCGCATTGGTCCTTTCTGCTATATCGGGGCGCATGTCGAAATCGGTGAAGGAACCGTGCTCAATTCTCATGTCGTGGTCAATGGCCACACACGTATCGGCAAAGAAAATCAGATTTACCAGTTTGTCTCCATCGGTGAGGTAAACCAGGATCTGAAATATGCCGGAGAACCCACGCGCGTTGAAATTGGCGATCGTAACCGCATTCGTGAAAGCGTAACGATTCACCGTGGCACCGTGCAGGGCACCGAAGTCACCGTTATTGGCAACGATAATCTGCTGATGGTCAATACGCACATTGCGCATGACTGTACCATTGGCAATCGTTGCATCTTTGCGAATAACGCGACCCTGGGTGGCCATGTCACCGTTGATGATTTTGCTATCATCGGCGGCATGACGGCGGTTCATCAGTGGTGCACCATTGGCGCACACGTGATGGTTGGCGGCTGTTCTGGCGTTGCCCAGGATGTGCCGCCTTACGTGATTGCTCAAGGGAATCACGCTACGCCGTTTGGTATCAACATTGAAGGCCTGAAACGTCGTGGCTTCAGCAAAGAGTCTCTTCACGCAATTCGCAATGCCTATAAGCTGCTTTATCGCAGTGGCAGAACGCTGGATGAAGTGAAACCGGAAATCGAAGCGATTGCGCAGCAGCATCCTGAAGTGCAGCCGTTCTACGATTTCTTTGCCCGATCGACCCGAGGCTTAATTCGCTAA
- the lpxB gene encoding lipid-A-disaccharide synthase, with the protein MSERPLVIALVAGETSGDILGAGLIRALKAKHPDTRFVGVAGPRMQAEGCEAWYEMEELAVMGIVEVLGRLPRLIKIGGDLTRRFTALKPDVFVGIDAPDFNITLEGRLKRQGIRTIHYVSPSVWAWRQKRVFKIGRNTNMVLAFLPFEKAFYDRFNVPCRFIGHTMADAMPLQPDKLAARRTLGIAEDAHCLALLPGSRGAEVEMLSADFLRTAQILRQTWPDLEIVVPLVNAKRREQFEQIKAQVAPELTMHLLDGHGREAMVASDAALLASGTAALECMLAKCPMVVGYRMKPVTFWLAERLVKTDYVSLPNLLAGRELVKELLQDECQPEKLAAALKPLLMPGETRKALLDTFTELHQQIRWNADEQAAQAVLELAFD; encoded by the coding sequence ATGTCTGAGCGTCCACTCGTTATTGCCCTTGTCGCCGGAGAAACCTCCGGCGATATTCTTGGCGCCGGCCTTATCCGCGCGCTGAAAGCTAAGCATCCTGATACCCGCTTTGTTGGCGTTGCCGGCCCGCGTATGCAGGCTGAAGGCTGCGAAGCCTGGTATGAAATGGAAGAGCTGGCGGTGATGGGCATTGTTGAAGTGCTTGGTCGCCTGCCGCGTCTGATCAAAATAGGCGGCGATTTAACGCGTCGCTTTACCGCATTAAAACCTGATGTTTTTGTTGGCATCGACGCGCCTGATTTTAATATCACGCTGGAAGGCCGCCTGAAACGGCAGGGTATTCGCACCATCCACTATGTCAGCCCGTCAGTATGGGCATGGCGACAGAAGCGTGTGTTCAAAATTGGCCGCAACACCAATATGGTGTTGGCATTTTTGCCGTTTGAAAAAGCGTTCTACGATCGCTTTAACGTGCCTTGCCGCTTTATCGGCCACACTATGGCCGATGCGATGCCGCTGCAACCGGACAAGCTGGCCGCTCGCCGCACGTTAGGCATTGCTGAGGATGCGCATTGCCTGGCGCTGCTGCCAGGCAGTCGCGGTGCTGAAGTGGAAATGTTGAGCGCCGATTTCTTACGCACGGCGCAGATACTGCGGCAAACCTGGCCCGACCTGGAAATTGTCGTGCCGCTGGTAAACGCCAAACGGCGTGAACAGTTTGAGCAGATCAAAGCGCAGGTTGCGCCAGAGTTAACCATGCATTTGCTGGACGGCCATGGGCGTGAAGCGATGGTGGCCAGCGATGCGGCTCTGCTTGCTTCCGGCACCGCCGCGCTGGAATGTATGCTGGCGAAATGTCCCATGGTTGTGGGATACCGCATGAAGCCGGTGACCTTCTGGCTGGCTGAGCGGCTGGTTAAAACTGACTACGTTTCCCTGCCAAACTTGCTCGCTGGCCGTGAACTGGTCAAAGAGTTGCTGCAGGATGAATGTCAGCCGGAAAAATTAGCCGCGGCATTAAAACCACTGTTGATGCCAGGCGAAACGCGTAAAGCGTTGCTGGACACATTTACTGAACTGCACCAGCAAATTCGCTGGAACGCAGATGAGCAAGCGGCGCAGGCCGTACTGGAGTTGGCGTTTGACTAA
- the rnhB gene encoding ribonuclease HII, whose amino-acid sequence MTNFIYPLATTIAGVDEVGRGPLVGAVVTAAVILDPANPIPGLADSKKLSEKRRNALYDLIIERSLAWSLGRAEPEEIDRLNILHATMLAMQRAVAGLSLTPDYVLIDGNRCPALPMLSQAVIKGDSLVAEISAASILAKVTRDREMAELDLQFPDYGFAQHKGYPTAFHLEKLAKHGATPHHRRSFAPVRNALLDAEVLASSRTL is encoded by the coding sequence TTGACTAATTTTATCTATCCGCTGGCCACTACGATAGCAGGCGTTGATGAAGTCGGGCGAGGACCGCTGGTCGGCGCGGTGGTCACCGCTGCGGTGATCCTCGATCCGGCAAACCCGATCCCTGGCCTTGCCGATTCAAAAAAATTATCTGAGAAGCGACGCAATGCGCTCTATGATCTGATTATTGAGCGATCGCTTGCCTGGAGTCTCGGTCGCGCTGAGCCGGAAGAGATTGATCGGCTGAATATTCTGCATGCGACTATGTTAGCGATGCAGCGTGCCGTGGCTGGATTATCGCTGACGCCAGATTATGTATTGATCGATGGCAACCGCTGTCCAGCATTGCCGATGCTGTCGCAGGCGGTGATAAAAGGCGATAGTCTGGTGGCTGAAATCAGTGCCGCGTCGATACTCGCCAAGGTCACACGCGATCGTGAAATGGCCGAACTGGATTTGCAGTTTCCTGATTACGGCTTTGCCCAGCATAAAGGTTATCCCACCGCTTTCCATCTGGAAAAGCTGGCGAAACATGGCGCAACGCCGCATCACCGACGCAGTTTTGCCCCGGTGCGTAATGCCCTGCTGGATGCAGAAGTGCTGGCCTCGTCCCGCACGCTGTAA